The Fusarium falciforme chromosome 8, complete sequence region CTTGCGCGCCGTCTCGCCCTCGCGGAACCCGCCACGAGAGACGCAGATGCGCTGGCCCTCAGCCAACTCGAACTTTTCCTGTTGCGCATCCCAGGCGCAGGGGCAGTGGTGGGGGAAGTGGACGCAGGCGAGGGTATCGGGGCAGAGGTACTTGTCGCAGACGGCTGTTGGACTGTTAGCCCTGTAATAGACAGAGATGCCATGATAGGCATGGAACGGCGCATGAAGATGAATATCTTGTGAAAAATAGGACTGAATAGGGGGTACACACAGTTATCGTACTGGTTGCGGTAGTGAGAAGCGTCGCTGGGGTTGTTCTGAGGCTGGCCGTGGTGCTGCTCGTGGCCGCCCTGTTGACCAAACATTTGGTCAAAGAAGCCGCCAAACTGGGCGTTAGCAAGGCTcaggagggagaggatggcgatgaggtAGCGCATTTTGGCGTTTAAGTGCGCGAATGGCGCGTATATAGTTTTTAGCCCTCAATTCAGGAAAAATCGTATAAAGAAGCCGTGAAAATAGCCAACAAAGCAGGTAAAGAGCGTCGTGTCGAGTGTGTGATGCTGTCCACATTGCTCCCCATGGAACCTCTTATCGATAAGCCCAGTTCCAAGGTCCCGCGGATGACTAATCGCGAaaactccatccatccagaATTGCACTCTTGCGGGAACCATCACCGCAAGCTCAACCCACCTCAGCCCACCTCCGACGAACGGCCATGCGGTTCCTCACGATACAGCGGCCGGTGTTGGCTGCTGTGGCCGGCCTTGCCCGTCCGGCGTTTACGCCCATCGTACCATTGGGCGCCCAATTGGCGAATGCCCTCGTCGAGGGTCGAAGGAATGCCTCGGTCAAGACGCAGGGAGCGTataggaagaagagcaagagagGAATTCCTAAGAAGCTGGGTGCCAAGAGGACAGGAGGTATGTTTGGCTGGGGATTTTAGAGGTTGTGTTGGGTCAATTGAGGTTCTGACGGTTTGGCAGATCAGTTCGTGATCCCCGGCAACATCCTCTACAAGCAGCGCGGTACGCATTGGTGGCCCGGTGAGAACTGCATCATGGGCCGAGACCACACTATCCACGCCATGGCGACCGGCTACGTCAAGTACTACCGCGATCCCGCTCGACACCCCGACCGCAAGTACATCGGCGTGGTGTTCAACAAGTCCGACACTCTCCCGTACCCCCAGCACGCCGAGCGCAAGAGACGCCTCAACATGACC contains the following coding sequences:
- a CDS encoding Long chronological lifespan protein 2, with protein sequence MRYLIAILSLLSLANAQFGGFFDQMFGQQGGHEQHHGQPQNNPSDASHYRNQYDNSVCDKYLCPDTLACVHFPHHCPCAWDAQQEKFELAEGQRICVSRGGFREGETARKLELARKGLL